The following coding sequences lie in one Anguilla anguilla isolate fAngAng1 chromosome 14, fAngAng1.pri, whole genome shotgun sequence genomic window:
- the LOC118212247 gene encoding transmembrane protein 116-like has protein sequence MQSLFYNSTLSNSTVIFENGKTVLWIQLAMAVLSIVGSGSIIVFAFFQNLLGTCEVRALFFLSLADLLVCFTWLIGAVLLNQTCDNRTACYNLHAVEQIFYMSSFFYTLNYTWVLYMRLKEDCCRDVTGQSTVFPGRTSSLTKMALVLSGVLPVLLMVPVFIVGNSNSCSRSLSQAYECLLMHTWVLYSPSRARLEATPCHHVHAYSIVIFVSTFAVSLSGILVLMAKARSVYARCVESTDGLLDARGWAGLGVRRRQMKLYPAAFAVCWFPAVLLAVLILFNLQEAPLLYVILYLLQAFTSPSQGWLNCLLYGWTQQRLRTLTALEKRDVDTQTPLLRSQKQKSYATQTE, from the exons ATGCAGAGCTTGTTTTACAACAGTACTCTGTCCAACTCCACGGTTATTTTCGAAAATGGAAAAACT GTACTGTGGATCCAGTTGGCCATGGCCGTTCTTAG caTTGTGGGATCCGGCTCCAtaattgtgtttgcatttttccaGAATCTGCTTGGCACGTGTGAG GTCAGGGCGCTGTTCTTCTTGAGCCTGGCTGACTTGCTGGTGTGTTTCACCTGGCTCATCGGTGCAGTCCTGTTAAATCAGACCTGCGACAATCGCACCGCCTGCTATAACTTGCATGCCGTTGAACAG ATATTTTACATGTCGTCCTTTTTTTACACCCTCAACTATACCTGGGTGCTGTACATGCGTTTGAAGGAGGACTGCTGCAGGGACGTGACTGGCCAGTCCACTGTG TTCCCTGGGAGGACTAGCTCATTAACCAAGATGGCCCTGGTGTTATCAGG TGTCTTGCCTGTGCTGCTTATGGTGCCAGTCTTCATTGTGGGGAACTCAAACAGCTGTTCCAGGAGCCTGAGCCAGGCTTATGA GTGTCTCCTGATGCACACATGGGTGCTGTACTCACCCTCCAGGGCCAGACTGGAAGCCACGCCCTGTCACCACGTCCACGCCTACAGCATCGTCATCTTCGTCTCCACCTTCGCCGTCAGTTTGAGTGGCATTTTG GTGTTGATGGCGAAGGCGCGTTCGGTGTACGCGCGCTGCGTGGAGTCCACCGACGGCCTGCTGGACGCCAGGGGGTGGGCGGGCCTGGGAGTGCGTCGGCGGCAGATGAAGCTTTACCCCGCCGCCTTCGCGGTCTGCTGGTTCCCAG CGGTCCTGCTGGCAGTCTTGATCCTGTTCAACCTGCAGGAAGCACCGTTGCTGTATGTCATCCTTTACCTGCTGCAG GCCTTCACGTCCCCCTCCCAGGGCTGGCTGAACTGCCTGCTGTACGGCTGGACCCAGCAGCGTCTCCGCACCCTCACAGCCCTGGAGAAACGGGACGTCGACACCCAGACCCCCCTCCTGCGCTCGCAGAAGCAGAAGAGCTACGCGACGCAGACGGAGTGA
- the brap gene encoding BRCA1-associated protein, which translates to MSVSLVVIRLELADESLFPKGFQYTAADMSEEEFKERALGSAKVALSGKSDLDRTAVLHQHIGSRAMTDMVIETFNHSTDKSGGPESGDAGEGEEASPQSRGSPSPSEERPGSRGAKDATEGVTLPDSPSKQLPDQISFFSGNPSVEIVHGIMHLYKTNKMTSLTEDGRRSAMLCILTVPAAMTSHDLMRFVAPYNDVMEHMKIIRDSTPNQYMVLVKFSAQADADGFYTACNGRQFNSIEDAVCQLVYVERAEVIKSEEGASLPVMDLTELPKCTVCLERMDESVNGVLTTLCNHSFHSQCLQRWEDASCPVCRYCQTPEPVEENKCFECGVQENLWICLICGHIGCGRYVSRHAYKHFEETQHTYAMQLTNHRVWDYAGDNYVHRLVASKTDGKMVQYECEGDSCQEEKIDALQLEYSYLLTSQLDSQRIYWENKILHLEKDTAEEINNMKAKFKETIEKCDNLERRFGDLVKEKQSMDKKCTQLSSRVSKLSQELQEEQELNRCLRANQAQLQAQLREEERRAQEGGEHKDGRIAELQEQLRDVMFYLETQQQISQMPAAARQELQEGQINIASGPSPPAPAKLGGRKGRGKRGK; encoded by the exons aTGAGTGTGTCACTGGTTGTAATCCGTTTGGAGCTTGCGGACGAGTCTCTGTTTCCAAAAGGTTTCCAGTACACCG CCGCAGACATGTCTGAGGAGGAGTTCAAAGAGAGGGCCCTGGGGTCCGCCAAGGTCGCCCTGAGTGGAAAGTCGGACCTGGACCGGACGGCCGTCCTACACCAGCACATCGGGAGCAGGGCTATGACGGATATGGTGATCGAGACCTTCAACCACAGCACAG ATAAGAGCGGGGGTCCGGAGTCCGGGGACGCGGGCGAAGGGGAGGAGGCCAGCCCCCAGTCCCGGGGCAGCCCCAGCCCCTCGGAGGAACGGCCCGGCAGCAGGGGGGCCAAAGACGCCACGGAGGGGGTCACTTTGCCCGACTCGCCCTCCAAGCAGCTGCCCGACCAGATCTCCTTCTTCAGCGGGAACCCCTCGGTGGAGATCGTCCACGGCATCATGCACCTGTACAAGACCAA CAAGATGACATCGCTGACGGAGGACGGTCGGCGCAGCGCCATGCTTTGCATCCTGACGGTGCCCGCCGCCATGACCAGCCACGACCTCATGAGGTTCGTGGCGCCCTACAACGACGTCATGGAGCACATGAAGATCATCCGGGACTCCACGCCCAACCAGTACATGGTGCTGGTCAAGTTCAGCGCTCAG GCCGACGCTGATGGCTTCTACACCGCCTGCAACGGCCGGCAGTTCAACTCCATCGAGGACGCGGTCTGTCAGCTGGTCTACGTGGAGAGGGCCGAGGTTATCAAGTCTGAGGAG GGAGCCAGCCTGCCGGTGATGGACCTGACGGAGCTGCCCAAGTGCACCGTGTGTCTGGAGCGGATGGACGAGTCGGTCAACGGCGTGCTGACCACACTGTGCAACCACAGCTTCCACAGTCAGTGCCTGCAGCGCTGGGAGGACGCCTC gTGTCCTGTGTGCAGGTACTGCCAGACCCCCGAACCCGTGGAGGAGAACAAATGCTTCGAGTGTGGCGTGCAGGAG AACTTGTGGATCTGTTTGATCTGCGGCCACATTGGCTGTGGGCGCTACGTTAGCCGCCACGCCTACAAGCATTTCGAGGAGACGCAGCACACCTACGCCATGCAGCTGACCAACCACCGCGTGTGGGACTACGCCGGGG atAACTACGTGCACCGGCTGGTGGCCAGCAAGACGGATGGTAAGATGGTGCAGTACGAGTGTGAGGGAGACTCCTGTCAGGAGGAGAAGATCGACGccctgcagctggag TACTCTTATTTGCTGACTAGCCAGCTGGACTCCCAGAGAATTTACTGGGAAAACAAAATCTTACATTTGGAAAAAGACACGGCAGAGGAG ATCAACAACATGAAGGCCAAGTTCAAGGAGACGATCGAGAAATGTGATAATCTGGAGCGGCGGTTCGGGGACCTGGTCAAGGAGAAGCAGTCCATGGATAAGAA gtgCACTCAGCTGAGCTCGCGGGTGAGCAAGCTGTCgcaggagctgcaggaagagcaggagctGAACCGCTGCCTGCGGGCCAACCAGGCGCAGCTGCAGGCGCAGCTGCGGGAGGAGGAGCGGCGGGCGCAGGAGGGCGGCGAGCACAAGGACGGCCGCATCGCCgagctgcaggagcagctgcgcGACGTCATGTTCTACCTGGAGACGCAGCAGCAGATCAGCCAGAtgcccgccgccgcccgccagGAGCTCCAGGAGGGCCAGATCAACATCGCCTCCgggccctccccccccgcgcccgccAAGCTGGGCGGCAGGAAGGGCCGGGGCAAGAGGGGCAAGTAG